The Geotalea uraniireducens Rf4 genome window below encodes:
- a CDS encoding YceH family protein, with product MEMHLNDMEVRVLGCLIEKELTTPEYYPLTLNALTNACNQKSNRDPVLTREEVEVVRALDSLKFKQLALLSAEGGRVPKYRHTLVEKLRLDPPELAVLAELLLRGPQTVGELRTRGERMHPFPDLAAVEEVLGELMARTPPLVTRLPRQQGRKESRHAHLFAGEPELATAELTPSPEAARLKVMAENERIAKLEEEVAGLRSEVVELRRLVDEFKSQFE from the coding sequence ATGGAAATGCATCTCAACGACATGGAAGTACGGGTACTTGGCTGCCTCATCGAGAAGGAGCTGACGACCCCGGAATACTACCCTCTTACCCTTAACGCCCTGACAAATGCCTGCAACCAGAAGTCGAACCGTGACCCGGTGCTGACCCGTGAGGAGGTCGAGGTGGTTCGTGCCCTGGATTCGCTGAAGTTCAAGCAGCTGGCGCTGTTGTCTGCCGAAGGGGGACGGGTACCCAAATACCGCCATACACTGGTTGAGAAGCTTCGCCTCGACCCTCCTGAGCTGGCAGTGCTCGCTGAACTGCTGTTGCGCGGCCCCCAGACGGTGGGCGAGCTGCGGACCCGGGGGGAGCGGATGCACCCTTTCCCCGATCTGGCTGCGGTGGAGGAGGTGCTGGGAGAACTGATGGCGCGTACTCCCCCCCTCGTTACCCGGCTCCCCCGGCAGCAGGGGAGGAAGGAATCCCGCCATGCCCACCTTTTTGCCGGAGAGCCGGAGCTGGCCACCGCAGAGCTGACTCCTTCTCCTGAGGCGGCGCGGCTTAAGGTCATGGCTGAGAATGAGCGGATTGCAAAACTGGAGGAAGAGGTTGCCGGCCTGCGCAGTGAGGTTGTCGAACTGCGCCGCCTCGTCGACGAGTTCAAGTCGCAGTTCGAGTGA
- a CDS encoding MFS transporter, with protein sequence MPEHSRKRRQRWIIFSVLALMYILVYFYRVSLAVVAGDISRELRLTPQQLGTLSGILFYVYAVAQLPLGPMIDRLGSRLVISGCGVLTAIGGILFSHADSLAVAMAARMLIGVGTASVLMATFTIFSHWFTKQEFGRVSGFMVAVGNLGNLSATAPLALAVAAFGWRNSFLAIGVVQALVTVLVFGMVRDRPSAADGGDGGQSGARPAGMFAAWREIFGNVNFWLLGVISFFWYGNYLALQGLWGGPYLMEVLHLSRAATGQMLMFTSLGFISGSMVTDTIARKLFRSYKKTLVTGQVMLLALMSGFLGIAELLPHPLLAAGFFAIGLAVSSGVMIYPIIRSMFRVEIVGTALTSLNFFVLMGAAVTQQVMGVIVGSFGRGATGTLPRAYHAAFAFPVAGLAIAIVFYLFARDYSDKE encoded by the coding sequence ATGCCTGAACACAGCCGGAAGCGCCGCCAGCGCTGGATAATCTTTTCGGTTCTGGCCCTGATGTATATTCTTGTCTATTTCTACCGTGTCTCCCTGGCGGTGGTGGCGGGGGATATCTCCCGCGAACTCCGGCTCACACCCCAGCAGCTCGGTACCCTCTCGGGCATCCTCTTCTACGTCTACGCCGTGGCCCAACTCCCGCTGGGACCAATGATCGATCGGCTGGGAAGCCGGCTGGTGATCAGCGGTTGCGGCGTGTTGACCGCCATCGGCGGTATCCTGTTTTCCCATGCGGACAGCCTGGCCGTCGCCATGGCGGCGCGGATGCTGATCGGTGTCGGCACAGCCTCGGTGCTGATGGCCACCTTCACCATCTTCAGCCACTGGTTTACAAAACAGGAGTTCGGCCGTGTTTCCGGCTTCATGGTGGCCGTCGGCAACCTGGGGAACCTTTCGGCCACGGCTCCCCTGGCACTGGCAGTGGCTGCCTTCGGCTGGCGTAACTCGTTTCTGGCGATCGGTGTCGTTCAGGCGCTGGTCACGGTGCTGGTCTTCGGCATGGTCCGGGATCGGCCTTCGGCTGCCGATGGAGGGGATGGCGGACAGTCGGGCGCGCGGCCCGCAGGGATGTTTGCTGCCTGGCGGGAGATTTTCGGCAATGTGAATTTCTGGCTGCTGGGAGTGATCTCTTTCTTTTGGTACGGCAACTACCTGGCGTTACAAGGGTTATGGGGGGGGCCCTACCTGATGGAGGTGCTGCATCTCTCCCGTGCCGCCACCGGACAGATGCTGATGTTCACCTCCCTCGGGTTCATCAGCGGCAGCATGGTGACCGACACCATCGCCCGCAAGCTGTTTCGCTCCTATAAAAAGACCCTGGTGACGGGGCAGGTGATGCTCCTGGCGCTCATGTCAGGCTTTTTGGGTATTGCCGAACTGCTGCCGCATCCGCTCCTGGCGGCCGGGTTCTTCGCCATTGGGCTGGCGGTCTCCAGCGGGGTGATGATCTACCCGATCATCCGCTCCATGTTCAGGGTAGAGATCGTGGGAACAGCGCTTACCTCGCTAAATTTCTTCGTCCTGATGGGGGCGGCGGTGACCCAGCAGGTGATGGGGGTGATCGTCGGTTCCTTCGGCCGCGGGGCAACGGGGACACTCCCCCGGGCGTATCACGCAGCCTTCGCCTTTCCGGTCGCAGGTCTCGCCATTGCCATCGTTTTCTACCTGTTTGCCAGGGATTATTCGGATAAAGAGTGA
- a CDS encoding pyridoxamine 5'-phosphate oxidase family protein: MNQQQILELINRNSAFFLATVEDGEPRVRGMLLYRAEENGIIFHTGAMKDVHRQMIANPAVELCFNDWQTQQQVRVRGTARLVEDSALKEEIVNSPGREFLKPLVEKMGLNVLSVFRVESCRAHIWTMETNFAPKDFIELQ; the protein is encoded by the coding sequence TTGAACCAGCAGCAGATACTTGAACTGATCAACCGCAATTCGGCATTCTTCCTGGCCACCGTAGAGGACGGCGAACCCCGCGTTCGCGGCATGCTTCTTTACAGGGCTGAGGAAAACGGCATCATTTTCCACACCGGCGCCATGAAGGACGTGCACCGGCAAATGATTGCCAATCCGGCGGTGGAGCTCTGCTTCAACGACTGGCAGACACAGCAACAGGTGCGCGTGCGCGGCACCGCAAGACTCGTCGAGGATTCGGCGCTCAAGGAAGAGATTGTCAATAGCCCCGGCCGCGAGTTTCTGAAACCCTTGGTGGAAAAGATGGGGCTCAACGTACTGTCGGTCTTCCGGGTGGAAAGTTGCCGGGCCCACATCTGGACCATGGAAACGAACTTTGCGCCGAAAGACTTTATCGAGCTGCAATAG
- a CDS encoding AraC family transcriptional regulator gives MIIIEQGGKNATMTREELALISRLVGDVSEDQLRYVDCFIGNEIGVFIPAVGPCFYAITPDHSHPAYSFVLTFDSYTRLAIGGKTVLSQPGQIMAIDPDAVHHEMTADETPRYIAIFIDRDLFEKELGRYPSIRPRPFRFRTFTPGREMMGLLKEFMNEAEARLPAREPLLAAIGTRIVHALIRAAHGIITPDASIGNRVEIHRVIEYIQTHAGKKLSIGQLAAVAAMSTSHFSRIFKRETGHPPLAYLNRVRLEQARKLLRTGECSVTSVALSCGFASPSHFTDSFRRFYGQSPTDFLKSYK, from the coding sequence GTGATTATAATCGAGCAGGGAGGAAAGAACGCGACCATGACCCGTGAAGAACTCGCATTAATTTCCCGCCTCGTGGGGGATGTCTCCGAGGATCAGCTTCGCTATGTGGACTGCTTCATAGGAAACGAAATCGGCGTCTTCATCCCCGCGGTCGGTCCCTGTTTCTATGCCATCACCCCCGACCACAGTCACCCGGCCTACTCCTTTGTTCTCACCTTTGACAGCTATACCCGCCTGGCGATTGGCGGCAAGACCGTCCTCTCCCAACCCGGCCAGATCATGGCCATTGATCCAGATGCCGTACACCATGAGATGACGGCAGACGAGACGCCACGCTATATCGCTATCTTCATCGATCGGGACCTTTTCGAAAAGGAGCTCGGCCGCTATCCGTCCATCCGTCCGCGCCCCTTTCGGTTCCGCACCTTCACCCCCGGCCGCGAAATGATGGGCCTCCTCAAAGAGTTCATGAACGAAGCCGAGGCCCGGCTTCCAGCGCGGGAACCACTCCTCGCCGCCATCGGGACCCGCATCGTCCATGCCCTCATCAGGGCCGCCCATGGGATTATCACCCCCGATGCAAGCATCGGCAACAGGGTGGAAATCCACCGGGTAATAGAGTACATCCAGACCCATGCCGGCAAGAAACTATCCATTGGGCAACTGGCCGCCGTTGCCGCCATGTCCACATCCCATTTCAGCCGCATTTTCAAACGGGAAACCGGGCACCCACCTCTTGCCTATCTTAACCGTGTCAGGCTCGAACAGGCCAGGAAACTGCTCCGGACCGGCGAATGCTCCGTTACCAGCGTTGCCCTCAGCTGCGGCTTCGCCAGCCCCTCCCACTTTACCGATTCATTCCGTCGCTTTTACGGCCAAAGTCCCACCGACTTTCTCAAATCGTACAAATAA
- a CDS encoding tRNA dihydrouridine synthase encodes MNREKMPSPAAAVVPGRLPWQQGETPLMLAPMQGVTNRAMRSLFIDWVRPDVVFTEFMRVNAAAPIRRLSAGDLREITASEGNVPLVVQLIGHGREALVSAAQAAQAAGAVHINLNMGCPYGRMTSGLTGGGMLQRPEDLAEIIPALRRAIDGTFSIKLRAGYDDHGQIFDLLPLFETASVDFLVLHPRTVVQKYGGAADHAVTAQVVRHTRLPVIANGDIRSAAVGLRVLQETGAAGLMLGRGAIADPLLFERLRGGANAEPDQDERAAMLHHYLRELLARYGELFCGDAQVLAKIKEVFNFMDDPFFEKTIRQLRKSKNIQAFATALNGLG; translated from the coding sequence ATGAACCGGGAAAAGATGCCCTCTCCGGCTGCCGCAGTTGTGCCCGGTCGCCTTCCCTGGCAGCAGGGTGAGACCCCGCTGATGCTTGCACCCATGCAGGGTGTGACCAACCGCGCCATGCGCTCCCTGTTCATTGACTGGGTCCGCCCCGACGTGGTGTTCACCGAATTCATGCGGGTCAATGCCGCTGCGCCCATCAGGCGGCTTTCCGCCGGCGACCTGCGTGAGATAACCGCCAGTGAAGGGAACGTCCCCCTGGTCGTGCAACTGATCGGTCACGGCAGGGAGGCATTGGTATCGGCAGCCCAGGCTGCTCAGGCTGCCGGAGCCGTGCACATCAACCTCAACATGGGCTGCCCCTACGGACGCATGACCTCCGGCCTGACAGGCGGCGGCATGCTGCAACGCCCCGAGGACCTTGCGGAAATCATCCCTGCCCTGCGCCGGGCAATCGACGGGACCTTTTCCATCAAGCTGCGGGCAGGCTACGACGACCACGGGCAAATATTCGACCTGCTCCCCCTGTTCGAAACCGCCAGTGTTGATTTTCTCGTCCTCCACCCCCGCACGGTGGTTCAGAAATATGGCGGGGCGGCAGACCACGCCGTCACCGCTCAGGTTGTGCGGCATACCCGGCTGCCGGTCATCGCCAACGGCGACATCAGGAGCGCCGCCGTTGGGTTGCGCGTGCTGCAGGAGACCGGCGCCGCCGGGCTGATGCTGGGTAGAGGCGCCATTGCAGACCCCCTGCTGTTCGAAAGACTGCGTGGCGGGGCGAACGCGGAACCGGATCAAGACGAACGCGCGGCAATGCTGCACCATTATCTGCGGGAACTGCTGGCACGCTATGGCGAGCTATTCTGCGGCGACGCCCAGGTGCTCGCCAAGATCAAGGAGGTATTCAACTTCATGGATGATCCGTTCTTCGAGAAGACCATCAGGCAATTGCGGAAGTCCAAGAACATACAGGCCTTTGCAACCGCACTCAATGGGCTCGGCTGA
- a CDS encoding DUF3820 family protein, whose product MDSAPTFDHQALLELAGMRMPFGKYQGWRLIDLPEPYVVWFARQGFPEGKLGDSLRTVYEIKVNGLEFLFDPLR is encoded by the coding sequence ATGGATTCCGCACCTACCTTCGACCACCAGGCGCTGCTTGAACTGGCCGGGATGCGCATGCCCTTCGGCAAGTACCAGGGATGGCGGCTGATCGACCTGCCCGAGCCTTATGTGGTCTGGTTCGCCCGGCAGGGATTCCCCGAGGGAAAACTGGGCGACTCGCTGCGGACGGTCTACGAGATCAAGGTCAACGGACTGGAGTTCCTCTTCGATCCGCTGCGCTGA
- a CDS encoding FKBP-type peptidyl-prolyl cis-trans isomerase, whose amino-acid sequence MALAKKGDKVKINFTGTLEDGTVIDTTLEHDDCGADDCGCDSDDCGSDSEGCGCEVGPMELTIGEEEFFSKIEDALVGMAPGEKKTVVIPAEDAFGEYDETQVFTIGRDQVPADITPEVGQELEFTDEDGEELEVTVVEVTEEGITLDANHPLAGENLTFEIELVEIL is encoded by the coding sequence ATGGCACTGGCAAAAAAAGGCGACAAAGTAAAAATCAACTTCACCGGCACACTGGAAGACGGCACCGTCATCGATACCACCCTGGAGCACGATGATTGCGGCGCTGACGACTGCGGTTGTGACTCCGACGACTGCGGCAGCGATTCCGAAGGATGCGGCTGCGAAGTCGGCCCCATGGAACTCACCATCGGCGAAGAGGAGTTCTTCAGTAAGATCGAGGACGCGCTGGTCGGCATGGCCCCCGGCGAGAAAAAAACCGTCGTCATCCCTGCGGAAGACGCCTTCGGCGAATACGACGAGACGCAGGTCTTCACCATCGGCCGGGACCAGGTACCTGCCGACATCACCCCGGAAGTCGGCCAGGAGCTGGAGTTCACCGATGAAGACGGCGAAGAGCTGGAAGTGACGGTGGTCGAGGTGACCGAAGAAGGCATCACCCTCGACGCAAATCACCCCCTGGCAGGGGAAAACCTCACGTTCGAAATAGAGCTTGTGGAAATCCTCTAA